The following are from one region of the Phormidium sp. PBR-2020 genome:
- a CDS encoding single-stranded DNA-binding protein, with product MNSCIFMAEIVQDPQLRYTSDTQTAIAELLVQIDPLRDGDAPETLKVVAWRKLAEVVPQNFHRGDRVVIEGRLGMILFDRPEGFREKRAEVTAQRIHLISHGTGGAAPMTPAPGASMASPAPVTPINTSVNAPMDAPINPATPGASPDEPLSDDIPF from the coding sequence ATGAATAGCTGTATTTTTATGGCGGAGATTGTTCAAGATCCGCAACTGCGATACACGAGTGATACTCAGACGGCGATTGCTGAGTTATTGGTGCAGATTGACCCACTCCGGGATGGGGATGCACCGGAAACGCTCAAGGTGGTGGCCTGGCGGAAGTTGGCTGAGGTTGTCCCCCAAAATTTTCATCGCGGCGATCGCGTGGTGATTGAAGGCCGTTTGGGTATGATTCTCTTCGATCGCCCGGAGGGGTTCCGTGAGAAACGAGCTGAGGTAACGGCTCAGCGGATTCATCTGATCTCTCATGGGACTGGGGGAGCGGCCCCGATGACTCCTGCACCGGGAGCTTCGATGGCTTCTCCGGCCCCGGTTACGCCGATTAATACCTCGGTGAACGCTCCCATGGATGCTCCCATCAATCCAGCTACCCCTGGCGCTTCTCCTGATGAGCCGCTATCGGATGATATTCCGTTTTAG
- the rsmG gene encoding 16S rRNA (guanine(527)-N(7))-methyltransferase RsmG, with the protein MVEFDLIDDPTTPSLPSEVWEGSLAWPVTLRMQAEFQRFYDCVVQGNRRANLTRILEPMDFWEKHLWDSLRGVLPFLSGEVPLPDSPRVVDIGTGGGFPGIPLAIARPDWSLTLLDSTQKKVRFLQAAIAHLQLSQVQAISGRAETLGALRPYREGYDVALLRAVAAPSVCLDYARSWLKPGGWVVLYRGQWRDEEQEDLRQGLQGFELVRLDSFVTPQTQATRHSVMLRRLSSG; encoded by the coding sequence ATGGTGGAGTTTGACCTGATTGATGATCCAACGACCCCCTCCCTGCCGTCTGAGGTCTGGGAGGGGAGTTTGGCTTGGCCGGTGACCTTAAGGATGCAGGCTGAGTTTCAGCGGTTTTATGATTGTGTGGTGCAGGGAAACCGTCGCGCCAATTTGACGCGGATTCTCGAACCCATGGACTTTTGGGAGAAGCATCTCTGGGATTCCCTACGAGGGGTGTTGCCGTTTCTTTCGGGTGAGGTGCCGTTACCGGACAGTCCTCGGGTTGTGGATATTGGTACAGGGGGCGGGTTTCCGGGGATTCCCCTGGCGATCGCCCGGCCGGATTGGTCTCTGACGCTGTTGGATTCGACTCAGAAGAAGGTGCGCTTTTTACAGGCGGCGATCGCTCATCTCCAGTTATCTCAGGTGCAGGCGATCTCTGGACGGGCGGAAACCTTGGGGGCGTTACGGCCCTATCGAGAGGGCTATGATGTGGCGCTGTTACGGGCGGTGGCGGCGCCCTCGGTCTGTTTAGACTATGCTCGCTCTTGGCTGAAACCGGGAGGTTGGGTGGTTCTGTATCGTGGCCAATGGCGGGATGAGGAGCAAGAGGATTTACGGCAAGGCTTACAGGGGTTTGAGCTGGTTAGGCTTGACTCGTTTGTGACCCCACAGACTCAAGCCACTCGTCATAGTGTGATGTTGCGACGGCTGAGTTCTGGGTGA
- a CDS encoding phytoene synthase translates to MLQLPKSPPKVTMRLSLEEAYEECRQITAKYSKTFYLGTRLMSEAKRRAIWAIYVWCRRTDELVDGPDAKQTTPETLDQWEARLEGIFAGRPQDELDLTLTDTLQRFPLEIQPFRDMIEGQRMDLYRSRYETFEELKLYCYRVAGTVGLMSEGVMGINRVASTAPWADGPYHPTQEAIALGIANQLTNILRDVGEDARRGRIYLPLEDLALFDYTERDLLEGVTDDRWQALMQFEIQRARKYYLEAEQGISALSPDARLPVWAATILYSNILTEIERNDYDVFSQRAYVPSWRKALCLPVAWLRAQAL, encoded by the coding sequence ATGCTGCAACTGCCTAAATCCCCGCCCAAGGTCACCATGCGCCTGTCACTTGAGGAGGCTTACGAGGAATGCCGTCAAATCACCGCTAAGTATTCCAAAACTTTTTATTTGGGAACGCGGTTGATGTCCGAAGCGAAACGCCGTGCTATCTGGGCAATTTATGTCTGGTGTCGCCGCACGGATGAGCTGGTTGATGGCCCGGATGCGAAGCAAACGACCCCCGAAACTCTCGATCAGTGGGAGGCCCGTCTAGAAGGCATTTTTGCGGGTCGTCCTCAAGATGAGTTGGACTTGACCTTGACGGATACGCTACAACGGTTTCCCCTAGAGATTCAGCCGTTCCGCGACATGATTGAGGGACAGCGGATGGATCTCTATCGTAGTCGTTATGAAACCTTTGAGGAGTTAAAACTCTATTGTTACCGGGTAGCGGGAACGGTGGGCTTAATGTCGGAAGGGGTGATGGGGATTAACCGAGTCGCATCCACCGCTCCCTGGGCCGATGGGCCTTATCATCCTACTCAGGAGGCGATCGCCCTGGGGATTGCCAATCAGTTAACCAATATTCTCCGAGATGTGGGGGAAGATGCTCGCCGAGGACGGATTTATCTGCCTCTGGAGGATTTGGCGCTGTTTGATTATACGGAACGGGATTTGTTGGAAGGGGTGACGGATGACCGTTGGCAAGCCCTGATGCAGTTCGAGATTCAACGGGCCCGCAAGTACTATCTGGAGGCGGAACAGGGCATCAGCGCCCTCAGCCCCGATGCGCGTCTCCCGGTTTGGGCGGCGACAATCCTCTACAGCAATATCCTCACGGAAATTGAACGCAATGATTATGATGTGTTCAGTCAACGGGCCTATGTGCCGAGTTGGCGCAAGGCGCTCTGTTTGCCGGTGGCTTGGTTACGGGCCCAGGCCCTTTAG
- a CDS encoding mannose-1-phosphate guanyltransferase, producing the protein MRAVLMAGGSGTRLRPLTCDLPKPMVPILNRPIAEHILNLLKRHNITEVIATVHYLPDVMRDYFQDGKDFGVQMTYAVEEEQPLGTAGCVKNVEDLLDDTFVVISGDAITDFDLQEAIAFHREKGSKATLVLKHVPNPIEFGVVITDEQQRIVRFLEKPSASEIFSDTVNTGTYILEPEVLQYLPSNQECDFSKDLFPTLLDKGEPLYGYIAEGYWCDVGHLEAYRESQYDALNRKVAITYPYEEREPGVWVGQNSFIDDSVKIKPPVLIGENCRIGPRTNIEPGTVIGDNVTIGADADLKRPIIWNGAIIGDEVHLRACTICRGTRVDRRAHILEGAVVGPLSSVGEEAQISPGVRIWPSKKVESGAILNINLIWGQTARRNLFGQRGVSGLANIDITPEFAVKLGAAYGSSLKQGEQVVVSRDQRSISRMVSRSIIAGIMSVGVNVQNLEATAIPLSRSFARASRNGMTSRPTIAGGIHVRIHPDRSDSILIEFFDANGINITKSKEKKIEGGYFKEDIRRAQIAEIGDMTYPSQVLEMYNTGFEKLLNVEAIRHSNSKIVIDYAYAVSGAILPMLLAKFGSDAVVLNASLNQLALANEEREGLLTQLGQVVEALRANFGAQVSANGEQFILVDESGLPIRGEQLTAFMVNMILTAHPRGTVVVPVHTSSAIEQIARRHDGQVIRTKANPTALMEACHTNPNVVLGGSGEMGFIFPQLHPGFDAMFSIAKLIEMETLQGRSLGQIRAELPRVYHRCQTIRCPWTAKGALMRHMVETHSADRIELTDGVKVCEPQSDNWVLILPDAGEPVVHIFANGDDRDWVDEMLLDYRGRIQKFVEQQQGGQNLPLDEI; encoded by the coding sequence ATGCGAGCAGTGTTAATGGCTGGAGGATCAGGAACACGTCTACGTCCCCTGACCTGTGACCTTCCCAAGCCGATGGTGCCGATCCTAAATCGCCCCATCGCCGAGCATATCCTCAATCTCCTCAAGCGTCACAATATTACAGAAGTTATTGCAACCGTTCATTATCTTCCCGATGTGATGCGGGATTATTTTCAGGATGGTAAGGACTTTGGCGTTCAGATGACCTATGCGGTGGAAGAGGAACAACCTCTGGGAACCGCTGGCTGCGTCAAGAACGTTGAGGACTTGCTCGATGATACCTTTGTTGTCATTAGTGGTGATGCCATCACCGACTTCGATCTGCAAGAGGCGATCGCCTTTCACCGAGAAAAAGGCTCTAAAGCCACTCTCGTCCTCAAGCATGTCCCTAACCCAATTGAGTTTGGGGTGGTGATTACCGATGAACAACAGCGAATTGTCCGCTTCTTGGAGAAACCCTCCGCGTCTGAAATTTTCTCCGATACGGTGAACACGGGGACCTACATCTTAGAACCCGAAGTTCTCCAGTATCTGCCCTCTAACCAAGAATGTGACTTCTCGAAGGATTTATTTCCCACCCTGCTGGATAAAGGGGAACCTCTCTATGGTTACATTGCCGAAGGTTACTGGTGTGATGTGGGCCACCTTGAAGCCTATCGTGAGTCTCAGTATGACGCCTTGAACCGTAAGGTTGCGATCACCTATCCCTATGAAGAACGAGAACCTGGGGTTTGGGTGGGCCAAAACTCGTTTATCGATGACAGCGTCAAAATCAAGCCCCCAGTTCTAATTGGGGAAAATTGCCGCATTGGTCCGCGCACGAACATCGAACCCGGAACCGTCATTGGGGATAACGTCACCATCGGTGCCGATGCGGACCTGAAGCGTCCCATTATTTGGAACGGTGCCATTATCGGCGATGAGGTGCATTTACGCGCTTGCACCATCTGTCGCGGCACTCGCGTCGATCGCCGGGCCCATATCTTGGAAGGTGCTGTCGTTGGCCCCCTCTCTAGCGTGGGAGAAGAAGCGCAAATTAGCCCTGGTGTGCGTATTTGGCCAAGTAAAAAAGTTGAGTCTGGGGCGATTTTGAACATTAATCTGATTTGGGGACAAACGGCGCGGCGTAATTTGTTTGGCCAGCGAGGGGTCAGTGGTTTAGCCAACATTGATATTACCCCCGAGTTTGCTGTCAAGTTGGGAGCCGCCTATGGCTCTAGCTTGAAACAGGGAGAACAGGTGGTGGTGTCCCGAGATCAGCGGAGTATTTCGCGCATGGTCTCGCGATCAATTATTGCGGGCATTATGTCGGTGGGGGTGAATGTGCAAAACTTGGAAGCGACAGCGATTCCCCTGTCCCGTTCCTTTGCTCGGGCTTCCCGCAATGGTATGACCTCCCGTCCGACGATCGCAGGGGGGATTCATGTGCGGATTCATCCTGATCGCTCTGACTCGATTTTGATTGAGTTTTTTGATGCCAATGGCATTAACATTACCAAATCTAAGGAGAAAAAAATCGAAGGGGGGTATTTCAAGGAAGACATCAGACGGGCCCAAATTGCCGAAATCGGGGATATGACCTATCCCAGCCAGGTGTTGGAGATGTACAACACCGGCTTTGAGAAATTACTCAATGTTGAGGCGATTCGTCACAGCAACAGTAAAATTGTCATCGACTATGCCTATGCCGTCTCGGGGGCAATTCTACCGATGTTGTTGGCGAAGTTTGGCAGTGATGCGGTGGTCTTGAATGCCAGCCTCAATCAGTTGGCGTTGGCGAATGAAGAACGGGAAGGTCTGTTAACTCAGTTGGGCCAGGTGGTGGAAGCCTTACGGGCTAATTTTGGGGCCCAGGTATCTGCCAATGGTGAGCAGTTTATTCTGGTGGACGAGTCCGGCTTACCGATTCGCGGTGAACAACTGACCGCTTTTATGGTGAATATGATTCTGACGGCTCACCCTCGGGGCACGGTGGTGGTTCCGGTGCATACATCGAGTGCTATTGAACAGATTGCTCGCCGTCATGACGGCCAGGTGATTCGCACCAAAGCCAATCCCACGGCCTTGATGGAGGCTTGTCATACCAATCCGAATGTGGTCTTGGGGGGAAGTGGGGAAATGGGCTTTATTTTCCCGCAGTTACACCCCGGCTTTGATGCGATGTTCTCCATCGCTAAGTTGATTGAGATGGAAACTCTGCAAGGGCGATCGCTCGGACAGATTCGCGCGGAACTCCCCCGCGTCTATCACCGCTGTCAGACCATTCGTTGTCCCTGGACGGCGAAAGGGGCCTTGATGCGTCATATGGTGGAAACCCACTCGGCAGACCGTATTGAGTTAACGGATGGGGTGAAAGTCTGTGAGCCTCAGTCGGATAACTGGGTTCTGATTTTACCGGATGCCGGGGAACCGGTGGTGCATATTTTCGCTAATGGTGACGATCGCGATTGGGTTGATGAGATGCTTCTGGATTATCGGGGCCGGATTCAGAAGTTTGTCGAACAACAACAGGGGGGCCAGAATTTACCCCTGGATGAGATTTAG
- the pds gene encoding 15-cis-phytoene desaturase gives MRVAIAGAGLAGLSCAKYLVDRGHTPVVLERRDVLGGKIAAWKDEDGDWYETGLHIFFGAYPNMLQLFKELEIEDRLQWKEHTMIFNQPETPGTYSRFDFPDLPAPVNGLVAILRNNDMLTWPEKIRFGIGLLPAIVKGQRYVEEMDQYSFSEWLKRQNVPERVEKEVFIAMSKALNFINPDEISATIILTALNRFLQEKNGSKMAFLDGSPTERLCDPLVEYIEARGGQVRLKAPLKEIRLKDDGNVENFLIRGLDGAADEQLEADIYVSAMPVDPLKLLLPDPWRELDYFKQLEGLEGVPVINLHLWFDRKLTDIDHLLFSRSDLLSVYADMSNTCREYANPDQSMLELVLAPAQDWIGKSDDEIVAATLTELKQLFPQHFGGESPATLLKSHVVKTPRSVYKATPGRQQHRPVQRTPLENFYLAGDFTLQQYLGSMEGAVLSGKLTAQAIDADLQTQGATPGTSAQSLTVEPATNAATA, from the coding sequence ATGCGAGTTGCGATCGCCGGAGCCGGTTTAGCAGGACTATCTTGTGCCAAGTATCTTGTCGATCGGGGTCATACCCCCGTCGTCCTAGAACGCCGCGATGTCCTTGGAGGCAAAATTGCCGCCTGGAAGGATGAGGACGGAGATTGGTATGAGACGGGGCTACATATCTTTTTCGGGGCCTACCCGAATATGTTGCAACTGTTTAAAGAACTTGAGATTGAAGATCGTCTTCAGTGGAAAGAACACACGATGATTTTCAATCAACCGGAGACTCCAGGAACTTACTCAAGGTTTGACTTTCCAGATTTACCGGCTCCGGTCAATGGTCTTGTGGCGATTCTCCGCAACAATGATATGCTCACCTGGCCGGAGAAGATTCGCTTCGGTATTGGCTTACTGCCGGCGATCGTGAAGGGACAACGCTATGTGGAGGAGATGGATCAATACTCCTTTTCAGAGTGGTTGAAGCGGCAAAATGTCCCTGAACGGGTGGAAAAAGAGGTCTTTATCGCCATGTCCAAGGCGTTAAATTTCATCAACCCTGACGAAATCTCTGCCACCATCATTCTAACGGCTCTCAACCGTTTTTTACAAGAGAAAAACGGCTCCAAGATGGCGTTTTTAGATGGGTCGCCCACGGAACGCCTTTGTGACCCGCTGGTGGAGTACATTGAGGCGCGCGGCGGTCAGGTTCGTCTCAAGGCTCCCCTGAAAGAGATTCGACTCAAAGACGATGGGAACGTTGAGAATTTCCTGATTCGCGGCTTAGACGGCGCAGCTGATGAGCAGCTTGAAGCCGATATCTATGTCTCAGCCATGCCCGTTGACCCCCTGAAGCTACTATTACCCGACCCCTGGCGCGAGTTGGACTACTTCAAGCAACTGGAGGGTCTAGAGGGAGTTCCGGTGATTAATCTCCATTTATGGTTTGATCGCAAACTTACCGATATTGATCATCTTCTGTTTTCCCGTTCTGACCTCTTGAGCGTGTATGCTGACATGAGCAATACCTGTCGGGAGTATGCCAATCCCGACCAATCTATGTTGGAATTGGTATTGGCGCCGGCCCAAGATTGGATTGGCAAATCCGATGACGAGATTGTGGCCGCAACCTTAACGGAGTTGAAACAACTCTTCCCACAACACTTTGGCGGTGAGTCTCCGGCAACCCTCTTGAAGTCTCATGTGGTGAAGACTCCTCGCTCTGTGTATAAGGCGACTCCCGGTCGTCAGCAACATCGCCCCGTTCAACGAACCCCTCTTGAGAACTTCTATTTGGCTGGGGATTTCACCCTGCAACAGTATCTCGGGAGTATGGAAGGTGCTGTGCTTTCTGGTAAGCTGACAGCGCAGGCGATCGATGCCGATCTCCAAACCCAGGGGGCGACCCCAGGAACTTCTGCCCAATCTTTGACTGTCGAGCCTGCGACGAATGCTGCAACTGCCTAA
- a CDS encoding ATP-dependent helicase, with protein sequence MTLSESKPSLVDRPQLIQDLRNRLRPGQREMGDWQNGPLAVSAVPGSGKSTGMAIAAALTIARQRLHPRHQLLIVTFTRSAAANIKAKIRQNLELLKLPKWGFSVSTIHGLAFKIAGRHPELSHLDLSQQTLIEDNHNQRLIRSCVEQWISEHPHLYQTLITGLEFDGEEAEQLRRQSVLRTDVLPNLAQTVIQEAKSSGLSPDQVRNLGQLQADPYSILDIAAHLYDLYQQRLRSQQLIDYNDAILAALNVLENPNIREHWQQETFAVFEDEAQDSSPLQQQLLDILAQTPDGLPNLIRVGDPNQAINSTFTPADPIYFRRFCHECAQQQRQTTIQRAGRSSPILIEAANFTLNWINQQWAQQSQTPPRSATTNTPPPFEVQLIEAVTADDPQPNANPAPIAGGLQLHRPFDISETVDRLAQTLTDLFAQHPQATAAVLVRQKNQGQFIASELSQHHHHLNIYHVEAEQRLSGIPLEMLNLLQFVHRPHSGEALKGALEVFVGRQLIPRQDLDRLASLPERFLYPTILEDPQPPEVKAARRLCRALLQARLELPQTHLIGFFALTLDYSASELATADKLNERLLQQTSDRLSLGEFLDNLFNLVTREPFDRVDTDLSDSQYTQPGRLTILTMHKAKGLDWDFVFLPFLHENMIPGELYVKPQIQFLGNFTLEEVARGQLRQHLWNRDALDHEPSQDCQSYEDYWHLAAQLKQAEEYRLLYVAMTRAKRLLWLSAAKEAPFTWNKTENLQAIPASPPFNALCKYYPDAIHSTKTE encoded by the coding sequence ATGACCTTAAGCGAATCTAAACCATCTCTGGTCGATCGCCCCCAACTGATCCAAGACCTGCGTAATCGCCTCCGTCCCGGACAACGAGAAATGGGAGACTGGCAAAACGGCCCCCTCGCCGTCTCCGCCGTTCCTGGGTCTGGCAAATCCACCGGAATGGCGATCGCCGCCGCCCTCACCATCGCCCGACAACGACTCCATCCGCGCCATCAACTCCTCATCGTCACCTTCACCCGCTCCGCCGCCGCCAACATCAAAGCCAAAATTCGCCAAAACCTAGAACTCCTCAAACTCCCCAAATGGGGCTTTTCCGTCTCCACCATTCATGGCCTGGCCTTCAAAATTGCCGGTCGTCACCCTGAATTATCCCATCTCGATCTCAGCCAACAAACCCTCATCGAAGACAATCACAACCAGCGTCTCATCCGTAGTTGCGTCGAACAATGGATTAGCGAGCATCCCCACCTCTATCAAACCCTCATCACTGGACTCGAATTTGACGGCGAAGAAGCCGAACAACTCCGTCGCCAATCCGTCCTGAGAACCGACGTTCTGCCCAACCTGGCCCAAACCGTCATCCAAGAAGCCAAATCCTCCGGCCTTTCCCCAGACCAAGTGCGAAACCTCGGCCAACTGCAAGCCGACCCCTATTCCATCCTAGACATTGCTGCCCATCTCTACGACCTCTACCAACAGCGACTGCGATCGCAGCAACTCATCGACTACAACGACGCCATTCTCGCCGCCCTCAACGTCCTCGAAAACCCCAACATCCGAGAACATTGGCAACAGGAAACCTTCGCCGTCTTTGAAGACGAAGCCCAAGACTCCTCCCCCCTACAACAACAACTCCTCGACATCCTCGCCCAAACTCCCGACGGACTCCCCAATCTCATCCGGGTTGGCGACCCCAACCAAGCCATTAACTCCACCTTTACCCCCGCCGATCCCATCTACTTCCGTCGCTTTTGTCATGAATGCGCCCAACAGCAGCGACAGACCACCATCCAACGGGCCGGACGTAGTAGCCCCATTCTCATCGAAGCCGCCAACTTCACCCTCAACTGGATTAACCAACAGTGGGCCCAACAGTCCCAAACCCCGCCTCGCTCAGCCACCACGAACACTCCCCCACCCTTTGAAGTCCAACTCATCGAAGCCGTCACCGCCGATGACCCCCAACCCAACGCCAACCCAGCCCCCATCGCCGGAGGCTTACAACTGCATCGTCCCTTTGATATCAGCGAAACCGTCGATCGCCTGGCCCAAACCCTAACCGATCTCTTCGCGCAGCATCCCCAAGCCACCGCCGCCGTTCTCGTCCGTCAAAAAAATCAAGGACAGTTCATCGCCAGCGAACTCAGCCAACACCACCATCATCTCAATATCTATCATGTCGAAGCCGAACAACGACTCTCCGGCATCCCCCTAGAGATGCTGAACCTGCTGCAATTCGTGCATCGTCCCCATTCGGGCGAAGCCCTCAAAGGGGCCCTAGAAGTCTTCGTGGGTCGTCAACTCATCCCCCGTCAAGACCTCGATCGCCTCGCCAGCCTCCCCGAGCGATTCCTCTATCCCACCATTCTCGAAGACCCCCAACCCCCCGAAGTCAAAGCGGCCCGTCGTCTCTGTCGCGCCCTCCTGCAAGCCCGACTGGAACTGCCCCAAACCCATCTCATCGGCTTTTTCGCCCTAACCCTAGACTATAGTGCCAGTGAACTGGCCACCGCCGACAAACTCAACGAGCGACTGCTTCAGCAAACCAGCGATCGCCTCTCCCTCGGAGAATTCCTAGACAACCTCTTTAACCTCGTCACCCGTGAACCCTTCGATCGCGTTGACACAGACTTATCCGACTCCCAATACACCCAACCGGGACGACTGACCATTCTCACCATGCACAAAGCCAAAGGACTAGACTGGGATTTCGTCTTTCTCCCCTTTCTCCACGAGAATATGATTCCTGGAGAGTTGTACGTCAAGCCTCAAATCCAATTCCTGGGGAACTTCACCCTCGAAGAAGTCGCCCGAGGACAACTACGGCAACATCTCTGGAACCGAGACGCCCTCGACCACGAACCCAGCCAAGACTGCCAAAGCTACGAAGACTATTGGCACCTAGCCGCCCAACTTAAACAAGCCGAAGAATACCGCCTCCTCTACGTTGCCATGACTCGGGCTAAACGACTCCTCTGGCTATCCGCCGCCAAAGAAGCCCCCTTTACCTGGAACAAGACGGAGAACTTACAAGCCATACCCGCCTCCCCTCCTTTCAACGCTCTCTGTAAATATTACCCAGATGCTATTCACTCAACAAAAACCGAGTAA